The DNA sequence ACTCTTTATGGTCGGCCTGGCGGCGCTGTATCCTGCGCTCTGGTTCATGATGGTCGTTGGACTGGTGGGACTCACCTACTCTGTGTACCTGCTCTACACTGGGGTACCTATCATCATGAATATCCCGGAAGAGAAAGGCTTCATCTATGCCAGTTCGGTAGTCACCGCAGGCCTGGTGCTATTAGTCGCGCTGATGGCTTCAAGCGTCATCCTTTGGAGCTTCGGCCTAGGCCCCATGTACCAATAGACGATTAGGCTAACGCAAGATACAAAAAAGGCTTTAGGGTTCACCTAAAGCCTTTTTAATATCAAGTTTAATACCAAGCAGTATTAGTTAGAAGAGTCTCGCAGGGCAACCGTCAGGTTAAACACCAGATGCTCAGGCGATGAATCTTTGCTATCGGCGCAGAAGTAACCTTCGCGCTCGAACTGATAGGCCTTCTCGGCCTCCGCATTAACCAGGCCAGGCTCGACCAAGCCATGCTTAACCACCAATGACTTAGGGTTTAACACCTCATCGACCGTCTCGGCGGCCGCCGGGTTTGGCTGATTGAAGAGTCTGTCATATAGACGGAACTCGGCAGGCACGGCGCTTGTGGCCTCAACCCAATGGATCACCCCTTTCACCTTACGACCATCGGCTGGGTTCTTACCCAGGGTCTGATCGTCATAGGTACAATAGATGGTGGTCACATTGCCCGCCTCATCTTTATCGCAGCGCTCGGCCTTGATCACATAGGCGTTACGCAGACGCACCTCTTTGCCCTGAATGAGACGCTTGTACTTCTTGTTGGCCTCTTCACGGAAATCATCGGCATCAATATAGAGTTCGCGACCGAAGACCAGCTCGCGCTCGCCCATAGACTCGATAGTCGGGTGCGCCGGTGCAGATAGCTTCTCTACCTGGCCTTCCGGGTAGTTTTCGATGATCACCTTAACCGGGTTGATCACCGCCATGGCGCGAGGCGCGTGCTCGTTCAGCTCTTCACGGATACAGGCGTCAAGCATGCTGACTTCGACCATGTTCTCTTGCTTGGTCACACCGATACGACGGCAGAACTCGCGAATCGCCGCAGGCGTGTAGCCACGACGACGCAAGCCGGCGATGGTTGGCATACGTGGGTCGTCCCATCCTGATACCAGACCGCGCACCACAAGATCGTTAAGCTTACGCTTAGACATCAGGGTGTATTCCAGATTCAGGCGAGAGAACTCATATTGACGGGTACGGTTTGGCGCCTGGAAATCGTCCAGGTTATCCAGCACCCAGTCATACAGACGGCGGTTATCCTGGAACTCCAGAGTACAGAGCGAATGAGTGATATCTTCCAGCGCATCGGAAATACAGTGGGTGAAATCATACATAGGGTAGATGCACCACTTGTCGCCAGTCTGATGGTGATGGGCGAAACGGATACGATAGATCACAGGGTCGCGCATACACATGAAAGGTGACGCCATATCGATCTTGGCCCTGAGTGCACATTCGCCCTCTTTGAATTCGCCCTTGCGCATCTTCTCGAACAGCTCAAGGTTTTCTTCGACAAAGGTATCGCGATATGGACTGTTCTTACCCGGCTCTTTCAGGGTGCCACGGTATTCACGGGTCTGCTCACCATTGAGGAAACAGACATAAGCCAGTCCCTTGTTGATAAGTTCTACCGCGTATTGGTGCAGCTGATCGAAATAGTTCGACGAATAACGGATCTCACCATCCCATTGGAAACCTAACCAATGTACGTCGGCCTGAATAGAGTTAACGTAATCGATATCCTCTTTCTCAGGGTTGGTATCATCAAAACGTAAGTTACATAGCCCCTTGTAGTCCTGCGCCAAACCGAAGTTCAAACAGATCGATTTTGCGTGACCGATATGAAGATAGCCGTTTGGCTCGGGCGGAAAACGAGTGTGCACACGGGTGTGCTTACCGCTCTCTAAATCTTCATCTATGATGTTACGAATGAAGTTACTTGGACGTACTTCGGTGTCCACATGACTCATGGAAATCCTCTTTGCGAACTCTATTTCATCGGGCGCACAGGTGCCGCTCGAGACTAATGGGAGAAAACCTGCATATTCCTACAGATTTCGCTTCGTTACAACGGCCAAATCGCAAAAACTGCCATGATTTAGCGCAAAAACAGAAAAGCAGCGACTTATCGCTGCTTTTCTCGGTTTAACAAGCTGTTTTACATCAGGCTTAAATCTACTCGGTCACCACATTGATCACCGGAATAATAGTCTGAGCACGCTGTCCCTTGCGCTTTAGCCAGAGGTAGAAGACCACCAGCGCGACCAGGAAGAAAGCTATCCACAGACCAGACTGCAACGGGTGCGCCGCAAAGGTCATCGCCTGATAGAAGACGGTCGCAGTACCATAGGCCAGGCCCAGGGTCCAGGTT is a window from the Shewanella loihica PV-4 genome containing:
- the glnS gene encoding glutamine--tRNA ligase, which produces MSHVDTEVRPSNFIRNIIDEDLESGKHTRVHTRFPPEPNGYLHIGHAKSICLNFGLAQDYKGLCNLRFDDTNPEKEDIDYVNSIQADVHWLGFQWDGEIRYSSNYFDQLHQYAVELINKGLAYVCFLNGEQTREYRGTLKEPGKNSPYRDTFVEENLELFEKMRKGEFKEGECALRAKIDMASPFMCMRDPVIYRIRFAHHHQTGDKWCIYPMYDFTHCISDALEDITHSLCTLEFQDNRRLYDWVLDNLDDFQAPNRTRQYEFSRLNLEYTLMSKRKLNDLVVRGLVSGWDDPRMPTIAGLRRRGYTPAAIREFCRRIGVTKQENMVEVSMLDACIREELNEHAPRAMAVINPVKVIIENYPEGQVEKLSAPAHPTIESMGERELVFGRELYIDADDFREEANKKYKRLIQGKEVRLRNAYVIKAERCDKDEAGNVTTIYCTYDDQTLGKNPADGRKVKGVIHWVEATSAVPAEFRLYDRLFNQPNPAAAETVDEVLNPKSLVVKHGLVEPGLVNAEAEKAYQFEREGYFCADSKDSSPEHLVFNLTVALRDSSN